In uncultured Methanobrevibacter sp., the following are encoded in one genomic region:
- a CDS encoding redox-regulated ATPase YchF, producing MLQIAVCGKPNVGKSSFFNSATASGVEMANYPFTTIDANKAVAHVIKDCPCKELGVTCNPHNSICIDGKRLLPIEMIDVAGLVPGAHEGKGLGNKFLDDLMQAKVFINVIDASGSTDLEGNPVDPGSHDPLDDLEFLENEIVMWMYGILSKNWVRLIRKVGAEHLDISKVLFDQLSGTGIAIEDIIEAKRTIEPDYNKWEEEDLIELTRNILHIAKPMMIIANKADLPTSAENIKRIKEKYPNVIPTSAGSELALVKAAESGLISYLSGEDHFEILKPEELSEAQRKGLEYIQTNILDVYGSTGVQNALNYAIFELLDRIVVYPVSDENKYTDQKGNVLPDGFLVPNGATPKELAYIVHTDIGDKFMHAVDAKSKMRVASDYELKDGDIISIITRG from the coding sequence ATGCTTCAAATTGCAGTTTGTGGAAAACCAAATGTTGGAAAATCATCTTTTTTCAATTCAGCAACTGCATCTGGTGTGGAAATGGCTAATTATCCATTTACAACAATAGATGCAAACAAGGCAGTTGCTCATGTAATTAAGGATTGCCCATGTAAGGAATTAGGCGTTACCTGCAATCCTCACAATTCAATATGTATCGATGGAAAAAGGTTGCTTCCAATTGAAATGATAGATGTTGCAGGGCTTGTTCCTGGAGCACATGAAGGAAAAGGATTAGGTAACAAGTTTTTAGACGACCTGATGCAGGCTAAAGTGTTCATCAATGTTATTGACGCTTCAGGATCAACAGACCTTGAAGGAAATCCGGTTGACCCTGGAAGTCATGATCCTCTTGATGATTTGGAATTTCTTGAAAATGAAATCGTCATGTGGATGTATGGAATACTTTCCAAAAATTGGGTCAGGCTCATAAGGAAGGTCGGAGCCGAACACCTGGACATTTCAAAGGTGCTTTTTGACCAGCTGTCAGGTACAGGTATAGCCATTGAGGATATCATTGAGGCTAAAAGGACAATAGAACCTGATTACAATAAGTGGGAAGAGGAAGACCTCATTGAGCTTACAAGAAATATTCTCCACATTGCAAAACCTATGATGATTATTGCAAACAAGGCAGACTTGCCGACTTCCGCTGAAAACATCAAAAGAATCAAGGAAAAATATCCTAATGTGATTCCAACTTCAGCAGGTTCAGAATTGGCACTTGTAAAGGCTGCTGAAAGCGGTTTGATTAGTTATCTCTCCGGTGAGGATCACTTTGAAATATTAAAACCTGAAGAGCTTTCTGAAGCACAGCGCAAAGGTTTAGAATATATTCAAACCAATATCCTGGACGTTTATGGAAGTACTGGTGTTCAGAATGCACTGAATTATGCCATTTTCGAATTATTGGACAGAATTGTAGTCTATCCAGTTTCAGATGAAAACAAATACACCGACCAGAAGGGTAATGTCCTTCCTGACGGATTTTTGGTTCCAAACGGTGCAACACCTAAGGAACTGGCCTATATTGTACACACCGACATCGGTGACAAGTTCATGCATGCGGTTGATGCAAAGTCAAAAATGCGTGTGGCCAGTGACTATGAACTGAAAGACGGTGACATTATAAGTATCATAACAAGAGGATGA
- a CDS encoding DUF6434 domain-containing protein — MAKLTKNLSPYEFKEYYFLKDELKDFCRLEGLKVSGSKQDLENRIIHYLSTGEMLEEPVVKEVSNNSHSTITLDSKLGENFKCGQDKREFFEKEIGKTFKFKVKFQKWLKANPDKTYREAIDAYFEIQNSKEKTNIDKQFQYNQYIRDFFNDNDGKSLEEAIKCWKYKKSLKGHNRYESSDLVALL, encoded by the coding sequence ATGGCTAAATTAACTAAAAATTTAAGTCCATATGAATTTAAGGAATACTATTTTTTAAAAGACGAGCTTAAGGATTTTTGCAGGTTGGAGGGTTTGAAGGTTAGCGGATCTAAGCAAGATTTGGAAAACCGGATAATTCATTATTTAAGTACTGGTGAAATGTTAGAAGAGCCTGTAGTTAAGGAAGTTTCAAATAACTCTCATTCAACAATCACATTGGATTCAAAATTGGGTGAAAATTTCAAATGCGGCCAAGACAAGAGGGAATTTTTTGAAAAAGAAATAGGCAAAACCTTCAAGTTTAAAGTCAAATTTCAAAAATGGCTGAAAGCAAATCCTGATAAGACCTATCGTGAAGCAATTGATGCCTACTTTGAAATTCAAAATTCGAAGGAAAAAACAAATATTGATAAACAATTTCAATACAATCAATATATAAGGGACTTCTTCAATGACAATGATGGCAAGTCTCTTGAAGAAGCAATCAAATGTTGGAAATATAAAAAATCTCTTAAAGGTCATAACAGATATGAAAGCAGTGATTTGGTGGCATTATTATGA
- a CDS encoding TIGR04076 family protein, whose product MKKVRITVMRKVRHDDLIEKYENPLENECDVEVGEVYIANGWAKPENFCDSAWENLSPFVMALAYGATDLYDGWMKNKKSAMLSCNDGFRPVSFLLETMDEDAD is encoded by the coding sequence ATGAAAAAGGTAAGGATTACAGTCATGAGAAAGGTCAGACATGATGACTTGATTGAAAAATACGAGAATCCACTGGAGAACGAATGTGACGTTGAGGTGGGTGAAGTCTATATCGCCAATGGCTGGGCTAAACCTGAGAATTTCTGTGACAGCGCATGGGAAAACCTGTCTCCATTCGTAATGGCTCTGGCTTATGGTGCCACTGACTTGTATGATGGATGGATGAAAAACAAAAAGTCTGCAATGCTATCCTGCAATGACGGTTTCAGGCCGGTAAGCTTTTTGTTGGAAACCATGGACGAAGATGCAGATTAG
- a CDS encoding SLC13 family permease, which translates to MPALVDFFKKEFVFSISLVLAIISCFFVIPSWDYLGYINWQTIFLLFVIMLVVEILKNLTIFEILVRKLLTKVKNTRGLVLFLVFTCFFTSIFITNDVSLVIFVPFAILALRKIERSDLVIFTVSMQTIAANVGCMVLPIGAPHNIVMYTVSNIPFQSFFLLLLPYIVVSLVFLLALSLFVPKEDIVLPGMGDVKFDGENFIKRVFMGVDYFLLLTFIALFILIGNLENIPYLSLLLKKWIIGNEVIFGILSSQIISNVPAAMLLSGFSTNYEAIIVGINIGGFGTLIASMANLISYKILVREHNEYKIRYLTVFTILNVVLLLILFGLTII; encoded by the coding sequence ATGCCTGCTCTAGTTGATTTTTTTAAAAAGGAATTTGTATTTTCCATATCATTAGTTTTAGCCATTATTTCATGCTTTTTTGTTATTCCAAGCTGGGATTATTTGGGATATATCAATTGGCAGACAATTTTTCTTCTTTTCGTGATAATGCTTGTTGTTGAGATATTGAAAAATCTGACTATTTTTGAGATTTTGGTTCGAAAGTTATTGACTAAAGTCAAAAACACTCGTGGGTTGGTGTTGTTTTTAGTCTTTACATGTTTTTTCACATCAATTTTTATCACTAATGATGTTTCTTTAGTCATTTTTGTCCCATTTGCAATCTTGGCCTTAAGAAAAATTGAAAGGTCTGATTTGGTAATATTTACAGTTTCCATGCAGACAATTGCTGCCAATGTGGGGTGTATGGTTCTTCCGATTGGAGCTCCTCACAATATTGTAATGTATACTGTGTCAAATATTCCATTTCAGTCATTTTTCCTGCTGCTTTTGCCTTATATAGTAGTTTCTCTAGTTTTTTTATTAGCACTGTCATTATTCGTTCCAAAAGAGGATATTGTTTTGCCAGGTATGGGGGATGTGAAATTCGATGGTGAAAATTTCATAAAAAGGGTTTTTATGGGTGTTGACTATTTTCTGCTTCTGACATTCATTGCCCTTTTCATATTGATTGGAAATCTCGAAAACATTCCATATTTGAGCTTATTGCTGAAAAAATGGATCATCGGCAATGAGGTAATTTTTGGCATCTTGTCTTCTCAGATAATCTCTAATGTTCCTGCGGCCATGCTTCTCAGTGGTTTCAGTACAAACTATGAAGCCATTATTGTTGGAATTAACATTGGAGGTTTTGGAACACTCATAGCATCCATGGCAAATCTTATTTCATATAAGATTCTTGTTCGGGAGCATAATGAATATAAAATAAGATATCTGACTGTATTTACAATCCTTAATGTTGTATTGCTGTTGATTTTGTTTGGTTTAACAATAATTTGA
- a CDS encoding cation diffusion facilitator family transporter — protein MSRREKIVKTSIIGIVVNLILVAFKAFVGIATNSIAITLDAVNNLTDALSSIITIIGAKLAGRAPDKDHPYGYGRIEYFSSVIIAAIVLWAGITALMESWPKIFTPDVTNYTTVSLVIVAVAVVVKLVLGQYVKRVGEDINSQALVASGSDALFDAILSLSTLVAAIISIFFHISLEGILGVIISLVIIKASIDMLRETLDSMIGARVDSELSQKIKASILEIPGIYGAYDLSLHNYGPEDMQGSVHIEIDDSLTALDIQKLSRSVSAKIAKEFSIILTVGIYAHNDTYKEIRDDLYHIVSKYPEVLEIHGFIVYEENDLITFDIIVDFDADREAVKDKILSEIKAKHPKFDYLLIDDYDVSD, from the coding sequence ATGTCAAGAAGGGAAAAAATTGTAAAAACAAGTATAATAGGTATTGTTGTTAACCTTATTCTGGTTGCATTTAAGGCATTTGTCGGTATTGCCACCAATTCCATTGCGATTACTTTGGATGCAGTAAATAATTTAACCGATGCATTGTCATCCATAATCACAATTATCGGAGCAAAGCTTGCAGGCAGGGCTCCCGATAAAGACCACCCATATGGATATGGTCGTATTGAATATTTTTCATCCGTAATAATTGCAGCCATTGTTCTGTGGGCAGGTATCACCGCCCTGATGGAATCCTGGCCTAAAATATTCACCCCGGATGTCACAAATTACACAACAGTTTCCCTTGTAATTGTTGCGGTTGCAGTTGTTGTCAAATTGGTTTTGGGCCAATACGTCAAACGTGTGGGCGAAGACATTAACTCCCAGGCCCTTGTGGCTTCAGGTAGCGACGCGCTTTTCGATGCAATACTATCCCTTTCAACCTTGGTTGCGGCTATAATTTCAATATTTTTCCACATTTCCCTTGAAGGAATTCTTGGAGTTATCATTTCATTAGTAATTATCAAAGCAAGTATAGATATGCTTAGGGAAACCCTGGACAGCATGATTGGTGCCCGTGTTGATTCTGAATTATCCCAAAAAATCAAGGCATCAATTCTTGAAATTCCAGGCATTTACGGAGCATATGATTTGAGTTTACATAATTACGGACCGGAAGACATGCAGGGTTCTGTTCATATTGAAATCGATGATTCCCTTACTGCACTTGACATCCAGAAGTTATCAAGGAGTGTTTCCGCTAAAATAGCCAAAGAGTTCTCAATAATTTTAACTGTTGGAATATACGCCCATAATGACACATACAAAGAAATTCGTGATGATTTGTACCATATTGTTTCAAAATATCCGGAAGTATTAGAGATACACGGTTTCATTGTTTATGAAGAGAACGATTTGATTACCTTCGACATTATTGTTGACTTTGATGCGGATAGGGAGGCCGTGAAAGATAAAATTTTAAGTGAAATCAAGGCCAAACATCCGAAATTTGATTATCTGCTGATTGACGACTATGACGTCAGCGATTAA